Proteins encoded in a region of the Neodiprion virginianus isolate iyNeoVirg1 chromosome 2, iyNeoVirg1.1, whole genome shotgun sequence genome:
- the LOC124298981 gene encoding protein SCAI isoform X1: MVMMAGMDDHERKVVVEFCHLLEKSKQLFNGLRDLPQYGHKQWQAYFGRTFDIYTKLWKFQQQHRIILDTKYGLKRWQIGEIASKIGQLYYHYYLRTSETSYLHEAYSFYAAIRGRAYYSRAAKEDRSDLMVKKLRYYARFIVVCLLLNKMKLVRELVQELDAQIADYTSTYEPEDQVEWNLVLDEIKAFVKAEAAVGVLHADANPVVLTHRLGPLTSPPVERSPPMCLSLQEILIVGNCSDQVKFSELSMDMFRMLQTLEREPREDPTHLHDASPAGRLPFRPGPYPAENGAPRRDNPHKYLLYKPTYSQVQVFLASGFKELPANGALLLYLSADGCFSTVKQPEEMGYDLGGVSTSSKRDPEHGKRPTGGKEPHCLYPGDLYPFTRKPLFVVVDSDNSFVFQQIPRYFGQPLMVLMSPQDTPPTLRDLRHGGSLFTLFLHAPLAAFCLICNVGSLPIHHWDRCQTYVERFLVEASRLVTRSRCETSVLQFFGDDFLRLLLVRYVFCDVVLHLHRSFRGRQQRPRCHPPLPEAEVLEHPTLHHFVLDLAACIDARDHFPDSSELA; encoded by the exons ATGGTCATGATGGCTGGAATGGACGATCACGAGCGGAAAGTAGTCGTCGAGTTCTGCCACCTCCTCGAGAAGAGCAAACAGTTGTTCAACGGGCTCCGCGACCTGCCCCAATACGGTCACAAGCAATGGCAGGCCTACTTCGGGCGCACCTTCGACATCTACACGAAACTATGGAAGTTCCAGCAGCAGCACAG GATAATTCTCGACACGAAGTACGGATTGAAGCGTTGGCAGATCGGGGAGATAGCGAGCAAGATCGGACAGCTGTACTACCACTACTATCTGAGGACCAGCGAGACCAGCTACCTCCACGAGGCTTACTCGTTTTACGCGGCCATAAGGGGCCGCGCTTACTACAGTCGGGCTGCCAAGGAAGACAGGTCCGACCTGATGGTAAAGAAGCTGCGGTACTACGCAAGGTTCATCGTCGTGTGCTTATTGCTGAACAAGATGAAGCTGGTCCGGGAATTGGTGCAGGAACTTGACGCCCAGATAGCGGACTACACCAGCACCTACGAGCCCGAAGACCAAGTCGAGTGGAACCTCGTACTCGACGAGATAAAGGCCTTCGTCAAGGCGGAGGCGGCGGTCGGGGTTCTCCACGCGGACGCGAACCCCGTTGTCCTGACCCACCGACTCGGCCCCCTGACCTCGCCGCCCGTAGAACGTTCACCACCCATGTGCCTATCTCTGCAGGAGATCCTGATCGTCGGCAACTGTTCCGACCAAGTTAAGTTCAGCGAATTGTCAATGGACATGTTCAGGATGCTGCAGACCCTCGAGAGGGAACCCAGGGAGGATCCGACCCACCTCCACGACGCCTCGCCCGCCGGAAGGCTGCCTTTTAGGCCGGGACCCTACCCCGCCGAAAACGGGGCCCCGCGCCGCGACAACCCCCACAAGTATCTACTCTACAAGCCAACCTACAGCCAGGTCCAGGTATTCCTGGCGAGCGGGTTCAAGGAGCTGCCCGCGAACGGGGCCCTGCTTCTTTACCTCTCGGCAGACGGCTGCTTCTCGACCGTCAAACAGCCGGAAGAGA TGGGGTACGACCTGGGGGGAGTTTCTACGAGCAGTAAACGCGATCCGGAACACGGGAAGAGGCCAACGGGGGGCAAGGAGCCCCACTGTCTTTACCCCGGTGACCTCTACCCCTTCACACGGAAACCTCTTTTCGTCGTCGTAGACTCGGACAACAGTTTCGTGTTCCAACAGATACCTCGGTACTTTGGACAACCGCTGATGGTCCTGATGTCGCCTCAAGACACACCGCCGACCTTGAGGGACCTTCGCCACGGGGGAAGCCTGTTCACTCTATTCCTCCACGCGCCTCTCGCCGCATTCTGCCTTATTTGCAACGTGGGTAGCCTTCCCATTCACCATTGGGATCGATGCCAGACCTACGTAGAGCGTTTCCTGGTCGAGGCTAGCCGCCTGGTTACGCGTTCGCGATGCG AAACCAGCGTCCTGCAATTCTTCGGTGATGATTTTCTGAGGCTGCTCCTTGTCCGCTATGTGTTCTGCGACGTGGTCCTGCACCTGCACAGGTCCTTCCGAGGACGCCAACAACGGCCCCGGTGTCATCCACCCCTTCCGGAAGCGGAAGTCCTCGAGCATCCAACTCTGCACCACTTTGTTCTAGACCTAGCGGCCTGCATCGATGCTCGCGACCATTTCCCCGACAGCAGCGAACTCGCCTGA
- the LOC124298981 gene encoding protein SCAI isoform X2: MVMMAGMDDHERKVVVEFCHLLEKSKQLFNGLRDLPQYGHKQWQAYFGRTFDIYTKLWKFQQQHRIILDTKYGLKRWQIGEIASKIGQLYYHYYLRTSETSYLHEAYSFYAAIRGRAYYSRAAKEDRSDLMVKKLRYYARFIVVCLLLNKMKLVRELVQELDAQIADYTSTYEPEDQVEWNLVLDEIKAFVKAEAAVGVLHADANPVVLTHRLGPLTSPPVERSPPMCLSLQEILIVGNCSDQVKFSELSMDMFRMLQTLEREPREDPTHLHDASPAGRLPFRPGPYPAENGAPRRDNPHKYLLYKPTYSQVQVFLASGFKELPANGALLLYLSADGCFSTVKQPEERYDLGGVSTSSKRDPEHGKRPTGGKEPHCLYPGDLYPFTRKPLFVVVDSDNSFVFQQIPRYFGQPLMVLMSPQDTPPTLRDLRHGGSLFTLFLHAPLAAFCLICNVGSLPIHHWDRCQTYVERFLVEASRLVTRSRCETSVLQFFGDDFLRLLLVRYVFCDVVLHLHRSFRGRQQRPRCHPPLPEAEVLEHPTLHHFVLDLAACIDARDHFPDSSELA; the protein is encoded by the exons ATGGTCATGATGGCTGGAATGGACGATCACGAGCGGAAAGTAGTCGTCGAGTTCTGCCACCTCCTCGAGAAGAGCAAACAGTTGTTCAACGGGCTCCGCGACCTGCCCCAATACGGTCACAAGCAATGGCAGGCCTACTTCGGGCGCACCTTCGACATCTACACGAAACTATGGAAGTTCCAGCAGCAGCACAG GATAATTCTCGACACGAAGTACGGATTGAAGCGTTGGCAGATCGGGGAGATAGCGAGCAAGATCGGACAGCTGTACTACCACTACTATCTGAGGACCAGCGAGACCAGCTACCTCCACGAGGCTTACTCGTTTTACGCGGCCATAAGGGGCCGCGCTTACTACAGTCGGGCTGCCAAGGAAGACAGGTCCGACCTGATGGTAAAGAAGCTGCGGTACTACGCAAGGTTCATCGTCGTGTGCTTATTGCTGAACAAGATGAAGCTGGTCCGGGAATTGGTGCAGGAACTTGACGCCCAGATAGCGGACTACACCAGCACCTACGAGCCCGAAGACCAAGTCGAGTGGAACCTCGTACTCGACGAGATAAAGGCCTTCGTCAAGGCGGAGGCGGCGGTCGGGGTTCTCCACGCGGACGCGAACCCCGTTGTCCTGACCCACCGACTCGGCCCCCTGACCTCGCCGCCCGTAGAACGTTCACCACCCATGTGCCTATCTCTGCAGGAGATCCTGATCGTCGGCAACTGTTCCGACCAAGTTAAGTTCAGCGAATTGTCAATGGACATGTTCAGGATGCTGCAGACCCTCGAGAGGGAACCCAGGGAGGATCCGACCCACCTCCACGACGCCTCGCCCGCCGGAAGGCTGCCTTTTAGGCCGGGACCCTACCCCGCCGAAAACGGGGCCCCGCGCCGCGACAACCCCCACAAGTATCTACTCTACAAGCCAACCTACAGCCAGGTCCAGGTATTCCTGGCGAGCGGGTTCAAGGAGCTGCCCGCGAACGGGGCCCTGCTTCTTTACCTCTCGGCAGACGGCTGCTTCTCGACCGTCAAACAGCCGGAAGAGA GGTACGACCTGGGGGGAGTTTCTACGAGCAGTAAACGCGATCCGGAACACGGGAAGAGGCCAACGGGGGGCAAGGAGCCCCACTGTCTTTACCCCGGTGACCTCTACCCCTTCACACGGAAACCTCTTTTCGTCGTCGTAGACTCGGACAACAGTTTCGTGTTCCAACAGATACCTCGGTACTTTGGACAACCGCTGATGGTCCTGATGTCGCCTCAAGACACACCGCCGACCTTGAGGGACCTTCGCCACGGGGGAAGCCTGTTCACTCTATTCCTCCACGCGCCTCTCGCCGCATTCTGCCTTATTTGCAACGTGGGTAGCCTTCCCATTCACCATTGGGATCGATGCCAGACCTACGTAGAGCGTTTCCTGGTCGAGGCTAGCCGCCTGGTTACGCGTTCGCGATGCG AAACCAGCGTCCTGCAATTCTTCGGTGATGATTTTCTGAGGCTGCTCCTTGTCCGCTATGTGTTCTGCGACGTGGTCCTGCACCTGCACAGGTCCTTCCGAGGACGCCAACAACGGCCCCGGTGTCATCCACCCCTTCCGGAAGCGGAAGTCCTCGAGCATCCAACTCTGCACCACTTTGTTCTAGACCTAGCGGCCTGCATCGATGCTCGCGACCATTTCCCCGACAGCAGCGAACTCGCCTGA